A genomic region of Acidobacteriota bacterium contains the following coding sequences:
- a CDS encoding sigma-70 family RNA polymerase sigma factor — translation MTTTSPEVTRLLLAWNNGEQAALDQLLPLVNAELRQLAKRYMRRESPGHTLQTSALVNEAYLRLIDQKQVQWQNRAHFLGIAAQLMRRILIDHARKAHYAKRGGGALRVSLDETAAVTEAKAAELLAVDEALEKLTAMDARKGRLVELRFFGGLTEEETAEVLGVSVPTVQRGWRAAKAWLHRMLTEGESHEA, via the coding sequence ATGACCACAACGTCACCTGAAGTGACCCGGCTTTTGCTGGCCTGGAATAACGGCGAGCAAGCGGCGCTCGACCAACTGTTGCCGCTGGTCAATGCCGAACTGCGGCAGCTTGCCAAACGCTACATGCGCCGCGAAAGCCCCGGTCATACGCTGCAAACGTCGGCGCTGGTCAACGAAGCTTACCTACGGTTGATAGATCAAAAGCAGGTGCAATGGCAGAACCGCGCGCACTTCCTGGGCATCGCCGCGCAGTTGATGCGGCGCATCTTGATTGACCACGCGCGCAAGGCGCATTACGCCAAACGTGGCGGCGGGGCCTTGCGCGTTTCGCTGGATGAAACCGCCGCCGTGACTGAAGCCAAGGCGGCGGAGTTGCTGGCGGTTGACGAGGCGTTAGAGAAGCTGACGGCGATGGACGCGCGCAAAGGCCGCCTCGTCGAGTTGCGTTTTTTCGGCGGGCTGACTGAAGAAGAGACGGCAGAAGTGCTGGGTGTCTCTGTGCCGACGGTGCAGCGCGGATGGAGAGCGGCCAAAGCGTGGTTGCATCGAATGTTGACCGAAGGGGAAAGTCATGAAGCCTGA
- a CDS encoding protein kinase: MLGKSISHYRIISLLGKGAMGEVYQARDTKLDRTVALKILPADLATDAERLRRFASEAKAASALNHPHVATIYEIGEAEGVRFIAMEYVEGQTLAAKINGQPLAVNEIVEIGSQIADALDEAHNKGITHRDIKPANVMLTLRGQVKVLDFGLAKIARPASIDSNISTLAKTQPGAVMGTVPYMSPEQALGREVDHRSDIFSLGVVLYEMAAGRLPFAGSSTSDTLDRILHLQPDALARFNYDVPAELERIVRKCLEKERERRYQSARELLVDLKNLKRESDAIARPVNQAAELTNRLKPAWQRGLLVLAALALFGAGLTYFILRSPSPSKVTAYIPITSDDLQKFWANSSLVTDGSRIYFSERVSGQFALAQVSSTGGETVRISAPFRNAYVRDISPSRSELLVESRSAGEVGAPLWVLLWVLPVLGGAPRRLGNVWGHAATWSPDGQQIVYAQDSSLYLAKSDGTESRLLLADPIGRAGRLTAPGYVLPWWIPTGSA, encoded by the coding sequence TTGCTGGGAAAATCCATCAGCCACTATCGAATCATTTCGCTGTTGGGCAAAGGCGCGATGGGCGAGGTTTATCAAGCGCGTGATACCAAACTTGATCGCACCGTCGCTTTGAAAATCCTCCCCGCTGACCTTGCCACCGATGCCGAACGTCTGCGCCGCTTCGCCAGCGAAGCCAAAGCCGCGAGCGCCTTGAATCATCCGCACGTAGCGACCATTTATGAAATCGGTGAGGCGGAAGGCGTGCGTTTCATTGCGATGGAATACGTCGAAGGTCAGACGCTCGCGGCCAAGATCAACGGCCAGCCACTGGCGGTCAATGAGATCGTGGAGATCGGCAGCCAAATTGCCGACGCGCTGGACGAAGCGCACAACAAGGGCATCACGCACCGCGACATCAAACCAGCGAACGTGATGCTCACACTGCGTGGGCAGGTGAAGGTGCTCGACTTCGGACTAGCCAAGATCGCACGACCAGCATCCATTGATAGCAACATCAGCACGCTCGCCAAAACGCAACCGGGCGCGGTGATGGGCACGGTGCCGTATATGAGTCCTGAGCAAGCGCTGGGGCGTGAGGTAGATCATCGCTCCGACATTTTCAGTCTGGGCGTGGTGTTGTATGAGATGGCGGCGGGACGCTTGCCCTTCGCCGGTTCAAGCACGAGCGACACGCTGGATCGCATTCTGCATTTGCAACCAGATGCGCTGGCGCGCTTCAATTACGACGTGCCCGCCGAGTTGGAACGCATCGTGCGGAAGTGTTTGGAGAAGGAGCGCGAGCGGCGCTATCAGTCGGCGCGGGAGCTATTGGTTGATCTGAAAAATCTCAAGCGGGAGAGTGATGCAATAGCACGTCCGGTGAATCAGGCTGCGGAACTGACGAACAGGCTCAAACCTGCCTGGCAACGCGGACTCCTGGTTTTGGCCGCGCTCGCCCTGTTCGGAGCAGGACTCACTTATTTCATTTTGAGGTCGCCATCCCCATCGAAGGTGACAGCTTACATCCCGATCACGAGTGATGACCTGCAAAAGTTCTGGGCTAATTCGTCATTAGTCACCGACGGCTCGCGCATCTATTTCTCGGAAAGGGTAAGTGGGCAGTTCGCCCTGGCCCAAGTGTCCAGCACAGGGGGCGAGACGGTCAGGATTTCTGCGCCCTTCCGAAACGCTTATGTGCGGGATATTTCTCCGAGCCGGTCGGAGCTTCTCGTTGAGAGCCGCAGTGCAGGTGAAGTTGGAGCGCCGCTTTGGGTGCTGCTTTGGGTGCTGCCGGTGTTGGGTGGAGCCCCGCGCCGCCTGGGCAACGTGTGGGGCCACGCGGCAACCTGGTCGCCGGATGGGCAACAGATTGTTTATGCGCAGGACTCCTCATTGTATCTGGCCAAAAGCGATGGGACGGAATCCCGCCTACTACTGGCAGACCCAATTGGCCGCGCTGGTCGCCTGACGGCACCCGGTTACGTTTTACCGTGGTGGATACCAACAGGGTCAGCTTAA
- a CDS encoding PD40 domain-containing protein, with amino-acid sequence MVDTNRVSLTSLWEVAADGANPHPLQPGWSNPAAECCGNWTADGRYFVFQSIRNGATNIWAMREQAGLFRRAGQEPVQLTIGPLNYYAPVPSQDGKKLFVVGEQRRGEMARHDMKTQQWVGYLSGISAERLDFSQDGEWVAYQTYPEGSLWRMKVDGSERLQLTYPPLQATLPRWSPDGKQIAITANMPNQPENIYLISAEGGSPQQLIPDERREGDASWSPDGNSLAFWAAAMSLKPAGIYLLEIRTRQVSLLPGSEGLYSPRWSPDGRYIAAIPNGLWNKLLLFDLTTQKWAELATQRANWPHWSRDGKFFYFPSIRENDPAVCRIRIGDRKIEWVASLKGLRIAAASGIWIGWAPDDSPLVLRDVGTQDIYALDWQTP; translated from the coding sequence GTGGTGGATACCAACAGGGTCAGCTTAACCTCGCTGTGGGAAGTGGCCGCCGATGGCGCCAATCCTCATCCCCTGCAGCCCGGTTGGAGCAACCCGGCTGCCGAATGTTGCGGTAATTGGACGGCGGACGGGCGCTATTTTGTTTTCCAGTCTATCCGTAATGGGGCGACCAATATCTGGGCTATGCGCGAGCAGGCGGGCCTTTTCCGGCGGGCTGGTCAAGAGCCAGTGCAGTTGACCATCGGGCCGCTTAATTACTATGCGCCGGTGCCGAGCCAGGATGGCAAAAAGCTTTTCGTCGTGGGTGAACAGCGGCGCGGTGAAATGGCTCGCCACGATATGAAGACACAGCAGTGGGTCGGCTATCTGTCAGGCATATCGGCCGAGCGCCTGGATTTTTCCCAGGATGGCGAGTGGGTGGCTTACCAGACTTACCCGGAGGGCAGTTTGTGGCGCATGAAGGTGGATGGCAGCGAGCGGCTCCAACTCACCTATCCACCGCTGCAAGCGACTTTACCGCGCTGGTCTCCCGACGGAAAGCAGATTGCTATCACCGCCAATATGCCTAACCAACCCGAGAACATTTATTTGATTTCAGCCGAGGGGGGAAGTCCCCAACAACTGATACCGGATGAGCGCCGCGAAGGTGATGCTAGCTGGTCGCCAGATGGAAACTCACTGGCCTTTTGGGCGGCAGCGATGTCTCTTAAGCCTGCCGGGATATATCTGCTTGAGATCCGAACGCGCCAGGTTTCTCTGCTGCCCGGCTCTGAAGGGTTATACTCTCCCCGCTGGTCGCCGGACGGGCGTTACATCGCTGCCATTCCCAACGGTTTATGGAATAAATTGCTGCTCTTCGATTTGACGACGCAAAAGTGGGCAGAACTCGCCACCCAGAGAGCCAATTGGCCGCATTGGTCGCGGGATGGAAAGTTCTTCTACTTCCCCAGCATTCGCGAAAATGATCCGGCTGTGTGTCGAATCAGGATTGGCGACCGGAAGATCGAGTGGGTGGCCAGCCTGAAGGGTTTGCGGATAGCAGCAGCCTCTGGGATTTGGATTGGCTGGGCCCCGGATGATTCGCCGCTGGTGCTGCGTGACGTGGGCACACAGGACATTTACGCGCTCGACTGGCAGACGCCGTAA
- a CDS encoding M48 family metalloprotease, whose amino-acid sequence MCKPITFAAAFILAATITIAAQPLTNVASNVTNNKRAELPEGAEAANAVARLGDLSPAVIRERLAQLRPQAYLADAAHVSQLVKAQNLSVANSKRVDQLKAALQPVLAYHGRSQMPIFVLWSDQPKAYLVERTVIIITNRLMISASDEEIHGIVAHELAHEYVWNERSQAHEASDGKLMRECELFCDVVAAFTLKEIGDDPASYGRILERMTIIGSIKGSATNKESETHPSLDARKKLNKFLCQRLD is encoded by the coding sequence ATGTGCAAGCCCATCACGTTCGCCGCCGCTTTCATCCTTGCCGCAACGATTACCATTGCCGCACAACCGCTGACCAACGTTGCCTCCAACGTCACCAACAACAAGCGAGCAGAGTTGCCGGAGGGAGCCGAAGCCGCCAACGCTGTAGCGCGTCTCGGCGATCTTTCACCCGCCGTAATTCGTGAACGTTTGGCGCAGCTGCGTCCACAGGCGTATTTGGCCGATGCCGCTCACGTCAGTCAGCTTGTCAAAGCGCAGAACCTGTCCGTCGCCAACAGCAAGCGCGTTGACCAACTCAAAGCCGCCTTGCAACCGGTGCTCGCTTATCACGGGCGCAGCCAGATGCCGATTTTTGTGCTGTGGTCAGATCAGCCGAAAGCCTATCTGGTCGAACGCACGGTCATCATCATCACGAATCGCCTGATGATCAGCGCCAGTGATGAAGAGATACACGGCATCGTCGCGCACGAACTGGCGCACGAGTACGTCTGGAATGAACGCAGTCAGGCACACGAGGCGAGCGACGGGAAGCTGATGCGCGAATGCGAGCTGTTCTGCGATGTGGTAGCGGCTTTTACATTGAAAGAGATTGGCGATGACCCGGCAAGCTATGGTCGCATCCTGGAACGCATGACGATCATTGGCAGCATCAAAGGCAGCGCGACGAATAAAGAATCCGAAACGCATCCTTCACTGGACGCGCGCAAAAAGCTGAATAAGTTTTTGTGCCAGCGGCTTGATTGA
- a CDS encoding fumarylacetoacetate hydrolase family protein has product MKLAQFKTKTSDEARLGKLENGVIVDITEVAATMLDFINKGSAAVQAANSVTPKAAYALDAVEYLPAVNPGKVIAIGRNYHDHAVEGGSEPPASPLIFTKFTNSITAHNAPVTLHAISEKIDYEAELAVVIGRRAQKVKQEEALDYVFGYCCLDDVSARDLQFSDGQWVRGKGLDGFCPIGPFITTRDEIADPQALKIEGILNGEVMQSSNTNKMIFGVAYLIHYITQAITLEPGDVIATGTPEGVGIFRTPPVLLKDGDVFEVVIEGLETLRNPFVKE; this is encoded by the coding sequence ATGAAACTCGCACAATTCAAAACCAAAACTTCCGACGAAGCCCGCTTGGGCAAGCTCGAAAATGGCGTCATCGTGGACATCACCGAAGTCGCCGCCACCATGCTCGACTTCATCAACAAGGGTTCTGCCGCCGTGCAAGCTGCCAACAGCGTCACGCCCAAAGCCGCTTATGCGCTCGACGCGGTTGAATATCTGCCCGCCGTCAACCCGGGCAAGGTGATTGCGATTGGCCGCAACTATCACGATCATGCGGTCGAGGGCGGCAGCGAACCGCCTGCCTCACCATTGATCTTCACCAAGTTCACCAATTCGATCACCGCGCACAACGCGCCGGTCACGCTGCACGCCATCAGCGAAAAGATTGATTACGAAGCCGAACTCGCTGTCGTCATCGGTCGCCGCGCGCAAAAGGTAAAACAGGAAGAAGCGTTGGATTACGTCTTCGGTTACTGCTGTCTGGATGATGTCAGTGCCCGCGATCTGCAATTCAGCGACGGCCAATGGGTGCGCGGCAAGGGCCTCGACGGCTTCTGCCCCATCGGCCCTTTCATCACGACGCGCGATGAAATCGCTGATCCGCAGGCGTTGAAAATCGAAGGCATCCTCAATGGCGAAGTGATGCAATCCTCCAACACCAACAAGATGATCTTTGGTGTGGCCTATTTGATTCACTACATCACCCAGGCCATCACGCTGGAACCGGGCGATGTGATTGCGACCGGCACGCCCGAAGGCGTCGGCATCTTCCGCACTCCGCCGGTGTTGTTGAAAGACGGCGATGTGTTTGAAGTCGTCATCGAAGGGCTGGAGACCTTGCGCAATCCGTTCGTCAAAGAATAG
- a CDS encoding ABC transporter permease, with the protein MSDWLKRFLPFISLLALCVLIPTGEYWLLDKNPVFYSSANLAAIARQTAVITIMAMGMTMVMVSGAIDLSVGSIVGLSGVIGALAMTHGAPSVAGILICVIVGAVCGMLNGTAVAGLKIPAFIVTLGAMGIYRGLALYLCDGNAVVGLPSSFGLLAERNLFGVVPLPLLIVIVVALIVHFALSSTQLGRYCYAMGSNIEAARYAGIQVSRYQVLYYVILGGLSGFAGAIETSRLVTGQPNGGEGYELNVIAAVVIGGGSLNGGQGTAVGTIIGSLIMGVLANGGNLLQISPFIQKIIIGAVIVLAVTFDEFQRRKFESAEA; encoded by the coding sequence ATGTCTGACTGGCTCAAACGCTTTCTCCCCTTCATCAGCTTGCTCGCGCTCTGTGTGTTGATACCTACGGGCGAATACTGGCTGCTCGATAAAAACCCCGTCTTTTACTCATCGGCGAACCTCGCGGCCATCGCCCGCCAGACTGCCGTCATCACGATCATGGCGATGGGCATGACGATGGTGATGGTGTCGGGCGCGATTGACCTTTCGGTGGGCTCTATCGTCGGGTTGTCCGGCGTCATCGGCGCGCTGGCCATGACGCACGGCGCGCCGTCAGTCGCCGGGATTTTGATCTGTGTCATCGTGGGAGCCGTCTGCGGCATGCTAAATGGCACCGCCGTCGCCGGATTGAAGATCCCGGCCTTTATCGTGACCTTAGGCGCAATGGGCATCTATCGTGGTTTGGCGCTGTATCTTTGCGACGGCAACGCAGTCGTCGGCCTGCCCTCAAGCTTCGGCTTGCTGGCCGAACGCAATCTGTTTGGCGTGGTGCCGCTGCCCTTGCTGATTGTGATCGTTGTCGCGCTGATCGTGCATTTCGCACTGAGCAGCACGCAGCTTGGCCGCTATTGTTACGCGATGGGCAGCAACATCGAAGCAGCGCGTTATGCCGGAATTCAAGTCTCGCGCTATCAGGTTTTGTACTACGTGATTTTGGGGGGGCTCTCTGGGTTCGCCGGAGCCATCGAAACTTCACGCTTGGTTACCGGGCAACCGAATGGCGGTGAGGGTTACGAACTCAATGTCATCGCCGCCGTCGTCATTGGCGGTGGCAGCTTGAACGGCGGCCAAGGCACGGCGGTCGGCACGATCATCGGCTCGCTGATTATGGGCGTGCTGGCCAACGGCGGAAACCTGCTGCAAATTTCGCCATTCATCCAAAAGATCATCATCGGCGCAGTCATCGTGCTGGCCGTGACGTTCGACGAATTCCAACGGCGCAAGTTCGAGAGCGCCGAAGCCTAA
- a CDS encoding sugar ABC transporter ATP-binding protein, which translates to MANTATVPVLEMRGIGKAFSGNQVLADVNLTARAGEVLALVGENGAGKSTLMKILAGVHQPDGGEISLDGQPIQFARPADALAAGIAMIYQELSLAPHLTVAENIFLGREPLKLRALGLINQRALNDRARQLLNEYGFKLDPQARVGRLSAAARQLVEITRAIVEAKRVIVMDEPTSSLTNHEVEELFRLIRNLKQRGLAVIYISHRLEELDEIADQLTILRDGRAVYNGVWGEITTDEMIRQMAGRELKEIFPPRHATLGEVKLRVRELSHPPKFENASFEARAGEVVGIAGLAGAGRTEMLEAIFGAHPATSGAVEINGASFIATQPNAAIKRGMSLLTEDRKRTGLCLNLPMSTNITLANVRALVKGGRLQRRRETEAARQYIQKLGIKPPTPGKLVGRLSGGNQQKSLLARWLFAESKVFMLDEPTRGVDVAARTEIYREINELAEAGACVVMVSSDLPELLGMADRILVMRRGKLVAELNAQQTSQEEILKYAALEE; encoded by the coding sequence ATGGCAAATACAGCAACGGTGCCCGTGCTGGAAATGCGCGGTATCGGCAAAGCTTTTTCCGGCAACCAAGTGCTCGCCGACGTCAACCTAACGGCGCGCGCGGGTGAAGTATTAGCGCTCGTCGGCGAGAATGGCGCGGGCAAATCCACTTTGATGAAAATCTTGGCGGGCGTGCATCAGCCTGATGGCGGCGAGATTTCACTGGATGGCCAGCCTATTCAGTTCGCGCGTCCTGCTGATGCTCTTGCCGCAGGCATTGCGATGATTTACCAGGAACTCTCGCTCGCTCCGCATCTGACCGTTGCCGAAAACATCTTCCTGGGTCGGGAACCTCTGAAGCTGCGAGCGCTGGGCCTCATCAACCAACGGGCACTGAATGATCGCGCCCGGCAATTGCTGAATGAATACGGTTTCAAACTTGACCCGCAAGCGCGTGTGGGCCGCCTTAGTGCCGCCGCCCGGCAACTGGTCGAAATCACGCGCGCCATCGTCGAAGCCAAGCGAGTCATCGTGATGGACGAGCCGACTTCTTCGCTCACCAATCACGAAGTTGAAGAGCTATTCCGCCTTATTCGCAATCTGAAACAGCGCGGCTTGGCCGTCATTTACATCTCGCACCGGCTGGAAGAGTTAGACGAAATCGCTGACCAACTGACGATTCTGCGCGATGGCCGCGCCGTCTACAATGGTGTATGGGGCGAAATCACGACCGACGAAATGATCCGCCAAATGGCAGGCCGTGAGTTGAAAGAAATCTTTCCGCCACGCCACGCCACCCTGGGCGAAGTCAAATTGCGCGTGCGTGAACTCTCGCATCCGCCGAAATTTGAAAACGCCAGTTTTGAAGCGCGCGCGGGTGAGGTCGTAGGCATCGCTGGCTTGGCTGGCGCGGGCCGAACCGAAATGCTCGAAGCCATCTTCGGCGCACATCCGGCAACCAGTGGCGCAGTGGAAATCAACGGCGCCTCTTTCATCGCCACGCAACCAAACGCCGCCATCAAACGCGGCATGAGCCTGTTGACCGAAGACCGCAAACGCACGGGACTCTGCCTGAATTTGCCCATGTCCACCAACATCACACTTGCCAACGTGCGCGCGCTGGTGAAAGGCGGACGATTGCAACGCCGACGCGAAACTGAAGCCGCTCGCCAATACATTCAAAAGTTAGGCATCAAACCGCCTACGCCTGGCAAACTGGTGGGGCGGCTGAGCGGCGGTAATCAGCAGAAATCGCTGCTGGCACGCTGGCTTTTCGCCGAATCCAAGGTATTCATGCTGGATGAGCCGACGCGCGGCGTAGACGTTGCGGCGCGCACTGAGATTTATCGCGAGATCAATGAACTGGCCGAAGCAGGCGCGTGTGTCGTGATGGTCTCTTCTGATCTACCCGAACTACTGGGCATGGCGGATCGCATTCTGGTGATGCGGCGCGGCAAACTGGTAGCCGAACTCAACGCGCAACAAACTAGCCAAGAAGAAATTCTAAAATACGCGGCGCTTGAGGAATAA
- a CDS encoding ABC transporter permease produces MSNAANSSEQNQPTAAWQSLSELTLMRLRELVRTPEALFWTFVFPILMACALGIAFRNTAPTKTRVAVENAAPNAPNLAATLSRAPELDGVLMSPAAAHQALRSGKVALIVRASSETAFEYQFDPTRPESRSTRLLVNDVLQRAAGRADVASVKEATFTEPGARYIDFLVPGLIGMNLLSSGLWGFGFAIVLARTEKLLKQLSATPMRRWQYLLSFMLSRLLFLGPELIVLLGFAYLVFGVRMHGSWLTFGLLAVLGSLTSAGLGLLVAARTKTLEAAGGLMNLVILPMWILSGTFFSATRFPDFAQPFIKALPLTAMNDSLRAVMNEGAPLSATTLEIGILAAWAMVTFAIALRIFRWQ; encoded by the coding sequence ATGAGCAACGCGGCAAATTCGTCTGAGCAAAACCAACCAACAGCGGCCTGGCAATCGCTGTCTGAATTAACGCTGATGCGGCTGCGGGAACTTGTGCGCACGCCCGAAGCGCTCTTCTGGACGTTCGTCTTCCCCATCCTGATGGCCTGCGCCTTGGGCATCGCCTTTCGCAACACCGCGCCGACCAAAACGCGCGTGGCGGTGGAAAACGCGGCGCCCAATGCCCCCAATCTCGCCGCCACGCTCTCACGGGCGCCCGAATTGGATGGCGTGTTGATGTCACCGGCAGCCGCGCATCAAGCCTTACGCAGCGGTAAGGTCGCACTCATTGTGCGCGCGAGTTCCGAAACAGCCTTTGAATATCAATTCGACCCGACACGCCCCGAAAGCCGCAGCACTCGTTTGTTGGTCAACGATGTGCTGCAACGCGCCGCCGGACGCGCCGATGTCGCCAGCGTCAAAGAGGCGACCTTCACTGAACCGGGCGCGCGTTACATTGATTTTCTGGTGCCCGGCTTGATTGGCATGAATTTGCTGAGCAGCGGCCTCTGGGGTTTCGGGTTTGCCATCGTGCTGGCGCGTACCGAAAAATTGCTCAAGCAATTGTCGGCCACGCCGATGCGACGCTGGCAATACTTGTTGTCATTCATGCTCTCGCGCTTGCTTTTCTTAGGGCCTGAACTCATCGTGCTGCTGGGCTTTGCTTACTTGGTTTTTGGCGTCCGCATGCACGGTTCCTGGCTGACCTTCGGCTTGCTCGCGGTGCTCGGTTCACTGACCTCTGCTGGTTTGGGATTATTAGTTGCCGCGCGCACCAAAACGCTAGAGGCGGCGGGCGGATTGATGAATCTGGTGATTCTGCCGATGTGGATTTTGTCCGGCACCTTCTTTTCAGCTACGCGCTTTCCGGATTTCGCCCAGCCGTTTATCAAAGCGCTGCCCTTGACGGCCATGAATGACTCGTTGCGCGCTGTCATGAACGAGGGAGCGCCGCTTTCGGCAACCACTTTGGAAATTGGCATCCTGGCTGCTTGGGCGATGGTGACCTTTGCCATCGCGCTGCGCATTTTCCGTTGGCAATGA
- a CDS encoding ABC transporter ATP-binding protein — protein sequence MMPSENARLALRCSALVKKYNDVTALNGLDLAVYVGECFGLLGPNGAGKTTTVEILEGLNQADSGTAELLGLHWGGHDERAIRERIGVQLQQTKLPDKLSVEETIRLFRSFYRHGHTLDHVISLVSLEEKRHARVAKLSGGQRQRLAVACALVSAPDILFLDEPTTGLDPQARLQMWEVVERFRAEGGTVLITTHYMEEAARLCDRLAIMDHGRVIALGTPAELIASLGADQIIEFTITGAEDHFDATPLAQLPGISGTREQKPREQKPREQKQSYALSVSDIGVALPALLAELSRQQVTLNQLTTHQATLEDVFVNLTGRQLREE from the coding sequence ATGATGCCAAGTGAAAATGCGCGGCTGGCGCTTCGTTGCAGCGCCCTGGTCAAAAAATACAACGATGTCACGGCCCTCAACGGCCTCGATCTGGCTGTGTACGTCGGCGAATGCTTCGGCCTCTTAGGCCCGAACGGCGCGGGCAAAACGACGACGGTCGAAATCCTGGAAGGGTTGAACCAGGCGGATAGCGGCACTGCCGAATTGCTCGGCTTGCATTGGGGCGGTCACGACGAACGCGCCATCCGCGAACGCATCGGTGTGCAGTTGCAACAAACCAAGCTGCCCGACAAACTCAGCGTCGAAGAAACTATCCGGCTCTTCCGCAGCTTTTACCGGCACGGCCATACGCTCGATCACGTCATCAGTCTGGTCTCGCTGGAAGAAAAACGCCACGCGCGCGTCGCCAAACTTTCCGGCGGCCAACGCCAGCGCCTAGCCGTCGCCTGCGCCCTGGTCAGCGCGCCAGACATCCTGTTTCTCGACGAACCAACCACCGGGCTTGACCCGCAGGCGCGCTTGCAAATGTGGGAAGTGGTCGAACGCTTTCGCGCTGAAGGCGGGACGGTGTTAATCACGACGCATTACATGGAAGAGGCCGCGCGTTTGTGTGATCGCTTGGCGATCATGGATCACGGGCGCGTCATCGCGTTGGGCACGCCCGCCGAATTGATTGCCTCGTTGGGCGCGGATCAGATTATCGAATTCACGATCACGGGCGCGGAAGATCATTTCGACGCCACTCCGCTGGCCCAGTTACCCGGCATTAGCGGTACACGTGAGCAAAAACCCCGTGAGCAAAAGCCCCGTGAGCAAAAGCAAAGCTATGCGCTGAGCGTTTCTGACATTGGCGTAGCGCTGCCGGCCCTGTTGGCGGAACTCAGCCGGCAGCAAGTCACACTCAATCAACTCACCACGCATCAGGCGACGCTCGAAGATGTCTTCGTCAACCTGACCGGCAGACAGTTGCGTGAAGAATAA
- a CDS encoding histidine phosphatase family protein translates to MGQLTLIRHGQARAFEQDSDRLTEIGEQQARALGAYWLRHNVGFDEAYCGTLVRQRRTAEIIGAGFAADGRAWPALQSLPALNEYDASGLWQQFAPALAERDAQFRVLLEAFQQHRHSPERNRYFQKMFEAATTCWLKGEFEAEGVEHWASFRERVRGALKQIMSKEGSGRRIAVFTSGGVIGLAVQTALHAPEAKALEINWRVRNCSLTEFTFSRDRLAFDSFNALPHLDDPALITYR, encoded by the coding sequence ATGGGACAACTCACACTCATCCGTCACGGCCAAGCGCGCGCCTTTGAACAAGACTCTGACCGGTTGACTGAAATTGGCGAACAGCAGGCGCGTGCGCTCGGCGCATATTGGCTGCGGCACAACGTTGGTTTTGACGAAGCCTATTGCGGCACGTTGGTGCGACAGCGCCGCACGGCTGAAATCATTGGCGCAGGCTTTGCCGCCGACGGACGCGCATGGCCCGCGTTGCAGAGCCTGCCGGCGTTGAATGAATACGATGCCAGCGGCTTGTGGCAACAGTTCGCGCCGGCCCTGGCTGAACGTGACGCGCAATTCCGCGTCTTACTGGAAGCCTTCCAGCAACATCGCCACAGCCCCGAGCGCAATCGTTACTTCCAAAAGATGTTTGAAGCCGCCACCACTTGCTGGCTAAAGGGCGAGTTTGAAGCTGAGGGCGTCGAACATTGGGCGTCATTTCGCGAACGTGTGCGTGGCGCGCTCAAACAGATTATGTCAAAAGAAGGCAGTGGCCGCCGCATCGCCGTTTTCACTTCGGGCGGTGTCATTGGCCTCGCGGTGCAAACCGCTTTGCATGCACCGGAAGCAAAAGCCCTGGAAATCAATTGGCGCGTGCGCAACTGCTCTCTGACCGAATTCACGTTTAGCCGCGACCGGCTCGCCTTCGATTCATTCAATGCCCTGCCGCACCTGGACGATCCGGCGTTAATCACCTACCGTTGA